One window of the Rosa rugosa chromosome 3, drRosRugo1.1, whole genome shotgun sequence genome contains the following:
- the LOC133740097 gene encoding uncharacterized protein LOC133740097 isoform X2 translates to MEHRTQQPARLQPTTSLRQSASAVSELRLQAPVRKRSSPITCQPFSISAKNSKPPLTCFQALRRGPNDVIVKSRRDSPGLIFSRPPPRWLWNPIHLDRSKSAAGKCFTALIYRMPWIICAMLFLMNKIRQELQSYLSNGPITIVTGSQTGASRYGIIIVAVVAGYGYFWWKGWKLPDMMFATRRSLADAGKSFSKQIDGVFSSISITRRQLSSNLDGVDCNLAESIETTVRTQQEVIELQGKTDSISTDFRKVQHAVLTLETKINIIEGKQDSTNDGVWRLCDYAKRLENSRTTERIQACIELFL, encoded by the exons ATGGAACACAGAACACAGCAACCTGCAAGGCTACAACCAACAACCAGTCTCCGCCAGTCCGCCTCTGCAGTCTCTGAGCTTCGCCTCCAGGCTCCAG TAAGGAAAAGATCGTCTCCCATCACTTGTCAGCCGTTTTCAATCTCAGCAAAGAACTCAAAGCCGCCATTGACGTGCTTCCAAGCTTTGCGTCGCGGTCCAAACGACGTTATCGTCAAGTCAAGGAGGGATTCTCCAGGCCTTATCTTCTCCAGGCCTCCACCAAG ATGGCTTTGGAATCCTATACATTTGGACCGTTCAAAATCGGCAGCAGGGAAGTGTTTCACAGCTCTAATCTATCGTATGCCTTGGATAATCTGTGCCATGTTGTTCCTG ATGAACAAAATACGGCAGGAGCTGCAGTCATATTTGTCAAATGGACCAATTACAATTGTGACTGGGAGTCAAACAG GTGCTAGCAGATAtggtataattattgttgcAGTAGTGGCAGGATATGGCTACTTTTGGTGGAAG GGGTGGAAACTTCCTGATATGATGTTTGCAACAAGACGTAGCTTAGCTGATGCTGGCAAGTCTTTTTCTAAACAGATTGACGGTGTCTTTTCATCGATTTCA ATCACCAGGCGACAATTATCTTCAAACTTGGATGGTGTGGACTGTAATTTAGCTGAGAGTATTGAAACTACTGTTAGGACACAACAGGAG GTTATTGAACTACAAGGAAAAACAGATTCCATCAGCACGGATTTTAGAAAAGTTCAACATGCAGTGCTGACTCTG GAAACTAAGATTAACATAATAGAAGGCAAGCAG GATTCAACTAATGACGGAGTGTGGAGGTTGTGTGACTATGCCAAGAGATTGGAAAATAGCAGAACCACAGAACGTATTCAGGCATGTATTGAACTCTTCCTGTGA
- the LOC133740097 gene encoding uncharacterized protein LOC133740097 isoform X1: MEHRTQQPARLQPTTSLRQSASAVSELRLQAPVFSICWVTVAVRKRSSPITCQPFSISAKNSKPPLTCFQALRRGPNDVIVKSRRDSPGLIFSRPPPRWLWNPIHLDRSKSAAGKCFTALIYRMPWIICAMLFLMNKIRQELQSYLSNGPITIVTGSQTGASRYGIIIVAVVAGYGYFWWKGWKLPDMMFATRRSLADAGKSFSKQIDGVFSSISITRRQLSSNLDGVDCNLAESIETTVRTQQEVIELQGKTDSISTDFRKVQHAVLTLETKINIIEGKQDSTNDGVWRLCDYAKRLENSRTTERIQACIELFL; the protein is encoded by the exons ATGGAACACAGAACACAGCAACCTGCAAGGCTACAACCAACAACCAGTCTCCGCCAGTCCGCCTCTGCAGTCTCTGAGCTTCGCCTCCAGGCTCCAG TGTTTTCAATCTGCTGGGTGACTGTTGCAGTAAGGAAAAGATCGTCTCCCATCACTTGTCAGCCGTTTTCAATCTCAGCAAAGAACTCAAAGCCGCCATTGACGTGCTTCCAAGCTTTGCGTCGCGGTCCAAACGACGTTATCGTCAAGTCAAGGAGGGATTCTCCAGGCCTTATCTTCTCCAGGCCTCCACCAAG ATGGCTTTGGAATCCTATACATTTGGACCGTTCAAAATCGGCAGCAGGGAAGTGTTTCACAGCTCTAATCTATCGTATGCCTTGGATAATCTGTGCCATGTTGTTCCTG ATGAACAAAATACGGCAGGAGCTGCAGTCATATTTGTCAAATGGACCAATTACAATTGTGACTGGGAGTCAAACAG GTGCTAGCAGATAtggtataattattgttgcAGTAGTGGCAGGATATGGCTACTTTTGGTGGAAG GGGTGGAAACTTCCTGATATGATGTTTGCAACAAGACGTAGCTTAGCTGATGCTGGCAAGTCTTTTTCTAAACAGATTGACGGTGTCTTTTCATCGATTTCA ATCACCAGGCGACAATTATCTTCAAACTTGGATGGTGTGGACTGTAATTTAGCTGAGAGTATTGAAACTACTGTTAGGACACAACAGGAG GTTATTGAACTACAAGGAAAAACAGATTCCATCAGCACGGATTTTAGAAAAGTTCAACATGCAGTGCTGACTCTG GAAACTAAGATTAACATAATAGAAGGCAAGCAG GATTCAACTAATGACGGAGTGTGGAGGTTGTGTGACTATGCCAAGAGATTGGAAAATAGCAGAACCACAGAACGTATTCAGGCATGTATTGAACTCTTCCTGTGA